The sequence attagttgttttttttttactagattCATGTGATTTATTtgagtttgtttaaaattgttttatagcaTTATTGGTTTATATTAGAATTTCCATAATCCCTTAGTACCTCAGGGCTTAGAACTGTGCCtagtcaaacaaaattaatactaaagtTGATAAAATCCAGCCTGACCCTTAGGGTAATGCAAATGtgattctaaaattaataaaacaatgtgcTTGTGCAATAATCTATGAAGTATTAAATTCCAGTCCCATTTaagcaaaaaacaaacaattgtgacatactattttttaattttgtgattagTTTTGTATCAGTGTAAATTGTgaaagtgaaaaaaaacttatatgaaTTCCCACAAGTGTGATTGACTGTACCACTTATTAATCCATGTACTTTCtacaattatgtttattgtcttattttcaatgttaattttcttgtaaatagttaagttattgttaaggttttagttttaattccatattatttatattaattataaatgagtCACATTAAAACTTTGTACAGTACAAAAAACTATgtcttttattaattgtaaccagtgtttatttaaattaagattgcAACATAGTTCTAAAAGGATAAAGTAATTGaaatgtgataaataattaatatggcctttacaattacaattttattactaaaattaattatgtacaatTTTCTAATTGAAAGAATcgtttataagaaaaaaaaactagattatattaaatttactataACCTCCATTCTAGTTACCTATTTCTATTTctaattttttaatttcctaacttttttttgtatacccTGTCAACTGTTGTAAATCTTTCAAAGACTTCTTTCCATAGTGAAGCATGTTCTTGATAGTAGCTTCATCAGTCTCGTGCATGTTATTCTTAAAGTCAATTCGGGCCCAATCTGCCATTTCAGCTTTGTTAGCCTCATCTTTGACATGTCTTAATGTCCTGAAGATATCCCTGTAGAGCTTGAGAACTTCTTGTCGAAGGAGGAACtgtaaaataagattaataacaGTGATTAAAAGCAATAGTTGACAAGGACCGGTAGTAAAATATGGAATAAGCTTCAAAATATACGTAGGATGTAGGTACCCAATAATAATGTTGGGAGAAATGGccataattatattgttgtgCTTGTTTAACTGCGCTAGAAAGCCAATAAAGGCGTAACAAAGCGAGTTTTGCTTCGAAAATACTTTCAGAATTGGAATATTGCCTAGAATAGTCACAAATGCGTAATTACCTGCTTCAAGTGAAGGGTTTTTTTAGGCAATTTCGTACTCATTGTACAGATTTGAAAATTCCTCCCTATGATAATAACACAATCTTCAGagtaatttcattttgattgattgtttgttgttttaatgcgtaattttcttcattattttgctTGACAAGGTATCAGCTGTTTTCTAAAAACATGACATAACTGACGTAAGCTTGACATGAGGAATCAGTTTTCGAATTTTGTCACGCATAAATGTGATTAAAATCAAACTAAGATttctttctatatttattttattcatagcaAAGACATTATATACTCTACTAGCTTCATggttacttattaaaaacattatacataATGGCTGAAAAGAGGTGAAGTTTGAAGGATAAGACAAGATTTAATATTACTAACTCTACACACGCACCTGATTGAGcacagattattttttttttgcggcTCGCTGTATCTCGTCAATACATTAGATTCAAATAAGGTAAGGTAAGGGTATACGAGCATGCTCTATAAGGCGTATTCCGCTCACTTATTAGATATAC comes from Trichoplusia ni isolate ovarian cell line Hi5 chromosome 27, tn1, whole genome shotgun sequence and encodes:
- the LOC113505776 gene encoding LYR motif-containing protein 2, giving the protein MSTKLPKKTLHLKQFLLRQEVLKLYRDIFRTLRHVKDEANKAEMADWARIDFKNNMHETDEATIKNMLHYGKKSLKDLQQLTGYTKKS